One window from the genome of Spirosoma rhododendri encodes:
- a CDS encoding phage tail tape measure protein: MARTQNERAIIDLVINGQQAKTSLKEVSLSITKMRSELNKMHEADDPALYAAKVREINKMIAAQREMTARINDTSTAWGRFKKEMATVATGVVGGNVITFMLQSLVNLIPQTIDRTMKLKDSFADIEKATGLSSEGVKRLNKELKDIDTRTTNQDLRDIAVAAGQLGVANDQLVSFVKNADMAVVALGDEFSGGVEQVAKELGGIAKLYKETQAMDTGEALSRIGSGLNELGAAGSATAPVVAEFVQRMGQLGNLAPSLAQTAGYGAALQELGMTAEIAASGLGKILMTGATKSDLFAQHLGKTKEEVEALINTNPDQFLKALALSFQGLSQTQVVQRMKELKLESDESIKVMSLLANQTDFVTKKQEIMASAFAENTSLAKEFEKKNYDLAKELKNLTEWFNGLFTSEGLQNFLAEAVHNTLEFTKSLSTAKRWFGENSVALYALATAAVAYNGATLAAVAATALDTLHQGYRKVAYELGFRWLVLQSSASTAYATVTGLLTGQITLQTAAVTLARTAWAAFNAVMLANPLGVVIAGLAAAAYAIKTLSDNTEAALRIEREKINLTRDLAKFHEQTNKVVAKYNELLAEYPKLSQEERAEMVKNLAMKRLELESQLTQLKARERHMEMLSAEPTLWQYLWATIKNGGNGAMIGNALVKQAADNMKAVRQQFAGGIEQLQGDIKKVDDIFLKMGSYNKPAGATGLRTIEDDTEKKQKKDKAVSDAKQDADDLERMLSDARRDALKSEETDYEKSVMAFAAKYTKMYELAKGNQAKIQEIERLSRVEMAAIDKARQEKEAAEMQKKLDKSNREAFGNTMDVADQRHSDAISGIERTQAMSPSAIGDAEVHMQKLQADQQYLTQKLLLEETFAQHSADTQRQLTENWNEQVKLRADTEHGYAEQMKQAEWALQDAKRAAMTQGLDVLKTFLGKGTLAYKAAIVAQKAYAIAQLIVDNQREVAQIYANPTWSLMPDGGLSLKTAAATASRIRMGIGIAAVAAQGIQEIAAKKDGGYTDMQTMYGSPSGFVRDPTLFNLGRRSFIAGEAGTEFVINNKALSDPVIGNFARMLDGVQKSGNYTSFSAMLSGASGGSTSAGNAGGGMTAEMGLMIIRELQANRAMMEQYANRPIEQNYRLTEQFDENIQEVRKANTL; the protein is encoded by the coding sequence GTGGCTAGAACCCAGAATGAACGCGCCATTATTGACCTCGTCATTAATGGCCAACAGGCAAAAACCAGCCTGAAAGAAGTGAGCCTGAGCATCACCAAGATGCGCTCGGAGCTGAACAAAATGCATGAAGCGGACGACCCCGCTTTATACGCTGCCAAAGTCCGGGAAATCAATAAAATGATTGCGGCCCAGCGGGAGATGACCGCCCGCATCAATGACACCAGCACTGCCTGGGGCCGCTTCAAGAAAGAAATGGCGACCGTGGCCACTGGTGTCGTCGGTGGCAACGTGATCACGTTCATGCTGCAATCGCTGGTCAATCTGATTCCGCAGACAATCGACCGGACGATGAAGCTGAAGGATTCCTTCGCCGACATCGAAAAGGCAACTGGTCTGAGCAGTGAAGGGGTGAAGCGACTCAATAAGGAGTTGAAGGACATCGACACCCGCACGACCAACCAGGATCTGCGCGACATCGCCGTGGCGGCCGGTCAGTTAGGGGTTGCCAACGATCAGCTGGTTTCGTTCGTGAAAAACGCCGATATGGCCGTGGTCGCGTTAGGCGATGAATTTTCGGGTGGTGTCGAGCAGGTAGCCAAGGAGTTAGGCGGTATTGCCAAGCTGTATAAGGAAACGCAGGCGATGGATACCGGCGAAGCCCTCAGCCGCATTGGTTCGGGGTTGAACGAACTGGGAGCCGCCGGATCAGCGACCGCCCCAGTGGTCGCGGAGTTCGTGCAGCGCATGGGTCAGCTGGGCAATCTGGCACCGAGCCTGGCACAAACGGCCGGTTACGGTGCCGCCCTTCAGGAACTGGGAATGACGGCCGAGATTGCCGCCAGCGGACTCGGTAAAATCCTGATGACCGGCGCGACCAAATCAGATCTGTTTGCTCAGCATCTGGGAAAAACGAAGGAAGAAGTCGAAGCCCTCATCAATACGAATCCGGATCAATTCCTGAAGGCGTTGGCCCTGTCGTTTCAGGGACTTTCGCAGACGCAGGTCGTGCAGCGCATGAAGGAACTGAAGCTGGAGTCTGACGAGTCGATCAAGGTGATGTCGTTGCTGGCCAACCAGACGGATTTCGTAACCAAGAAGCAGGAGATCATGGCGTCGGCTTTCGCCGAGAATACCAGTCTGGCGAAAGAATTTGAGAAGAAAAACTACGATCTGGCGAAGGAGCTGAAGAACCTGACCGAGTGGTTTAATGGCCTGTTTACCAGTGAGGGGTTGCAAAACTTTCTGGCAGAAGCTGTTCACAATACCCTCGAATTCACGAAGTCACTATCGACGGCGAAACGCTGGTTTGGCGAAAACAGCGTAGCCCTGTATGCATTGGCGACAGCGGCCGTAGCTTACAACGGGGCAACACTGGCCGCCGTTGCCGCCACGGCCCTCGACACCTTGCACCAGGGCTACCGGAAAGTGGCCTACGAATTAGGCTTCCGTTGGCTGGTATTGCAATCGTCGGCTAGTACCGCTTACGCTACGGTGACGGGTTTACTGACCGGTCAGATCACGCTTCAGACGGCCGCTGTTACGTTGGCCCGCACGGCCTGGGCTGCATTCAACGCCGTTATGCTGGCCAACCCACTTGGGGTTGTCATTGCAGGTCTGGCAGCCGCAGCCTACGCAATCAAAACGTTGTCGGATAATACCGAAGCCGCCCTGCGCATCGAGCGGGAAAAAATCAACCTGACCCGCGACCTGGCTAAGTTCCACGAACAGACCAACAAGGTCGTAGCGAAGTACAACGAACTGCTGGCGGAGTATCCGAAACTCAGTCAGGAAGAGCGGGCCGAAATGGTTAAGAATCTGGCCATGAAGCGGCTGGAACTGGAAAGTCAGCTGACGCAGCTGAAGGCCCGCGAACGGCACATGGAGATGCTTTCGGCCGAGCCGACACTGTGGCAATATCTGTGGGCTACAATCAAGAACGGGGGCAATGGCGCGATGATCGGTAATGCACTGGTCAAGCAGGCGGCCGACAACATGAAGGCAGTTCGTCAGCAGTTTGCCGGTGGTATCGAGCAGTTGCAGGGTGACATCAAAAAGGTCGACGACATCTTTCTCAAGATGGGATCGTACAACAAACCAGCCGGTGCCACTGGCCTGCGCACAATCGAAGATGATACGGAGAAAAAACAGAAGAAAGACAAGGCCGTATCGGACGCAAAACAGGATGCTGACGATCTGGAGCGGATGCTGTCGGATGCCCGGCGCGATGCCCTGAAATCGGAAGAAACCGATTACGAAAAATCGGTCATGGCCTTCGCTGCCAAGTACACGAAGATGTATGAGTTAGCGAAGGGTAACCAGGCGAAGATTCAGGAGATCGAACGCTTGTCGCGGGTCGAAATGGCTGCGATCGACAAAGCCCGGCAGGAAAAGGAAGCGGCCGAGATGCAGAAGAAACTCGACAAATCGAACCGCGAAGCCTTCGGTAACACGATGGACGTTGCCGACCAGCGCCACAGCGACGCTATCAGCGGTATCGAGCGTACACAGGCGATGTCGCCCAGCGCCATCGGTGACGCCGAGGTGCACATGCAGAAGTTGCAGGCCGATCAGCAGTACCTGACCCAGAAGCTGCTACTCGAGGAAACGTTCGCCCAGCACTCGGCCGACACCCAGCGTCAGCTGACCGAGAACTGGAACGAGCAGGTCAAGCTGCGGGCCGACACCGAGCACGGCTACGCCGAGCAGATGAAGCAGGCCGAATGGGCTTTGCAGGACGCTAAACGGGCCGCCATGACCCAGGGGCTGGATGTGCTGAAAACGTTTCTGGGAAAAGGTACGCTGGCCTACAAAGCCGCCATCGTTGCCCAGAAAGCCTACGCGATCGCGCAGCTGATCGTCGACAACCAGCGCGAAGTGGCCCAGATCTATGCCAACCCGACCTGGTCACTGATGCCGGACGGGGGGCTGAGTCTGAAGACGGCAGCCGCCACCGCATCCCGGATTCGCATGGGGATCGGTATTGCCGCCGTAGCCGCCCAGGGTATTCAGGAGATTGCCGCCAAAAAAGACGGGGGCTACACCGATATGCAGACGATGTACGGTAGTCCGTCGGGCTTTGTGCGTGATCCGACACTGTTCAATCTGGGCCGGCGTAGCTTCATTGCTGGCGAAGCCGGTACTGAGTTCGTCATCAATAACAAGGCGCTGTCTGATCCGGTAATCGGCAACTTCGCTCGGATGCTGGACGGCGTGCAGAAGTCGGGTAACTATACCAGTTTTTCGGCCATGCTCTCGGGAGCCAGCGGGGGGAGTACAAGCGCAGGTAACGCGGGCGGGGGAATGACGGCCGAGATGGGCCTGATGATCATCCGGGAATTGCAGGCTAACCGGGCTATGATGGAGCAGTATGCCAACCGACCCATCGAGCAGAACTACCGGCTAACCGAGCAGTTTGACGAGAATATTCAAGAAGTACGGAAGGCGAACACGTTGTAA
- a CDS encoding DUF6712 family protein, protein MSQLFTGETDQLRQYVPVNVNFDTDGLMPVLDDTEMTVLGRFIGLDVLEQLRDYASTNDHPDLTASESRQLESALFLARGAVGRIGFAAYLPFAEMQIDNDGITVTAAQGRKAAFEYQTNNLKRTLLDAGWESLDRLLSLLASQPDLFPDWKNAPYYEEQQNAIFKTPAEFSRYYPIQDRWLTFWALRFSIRNVEEDQGADAQARIDKLSAGSVSDSMRAKLNRLMRRGIAYQAVLDALPTLSIELEGINVKVNYGSQYGNADYYQPPSQAQLNFVINNLQRQIDIAWNSFEAAISPLETLPTPDDDSSTSYGPYSTGAISFL, encoded by the coding sequence ATGAGCCAGTTATTCACCGGAGAAACCGACCAGCTGCGGCAGTACGTCCCGGTCAATGTCAATTTTGATACGGACGGACTAATGCCCGTACTGGATGACACCGAAATGACGGTGCTGGGCCGCTTTATCGGCCTCGACGTGCTGGAGCAGCTGCGCGACTACGCCAGCACCAACGATCACCCGGATCTGACCGCTTCCGAGAGCCGACAGCTGGAGAGTGCCTTATTTCTGGCCAGGGGGGCAGTCGGTCGTATCGGCTTTGCGGCCTACCTGCCGTTTGCCGAAATGCAGATCGACAACGATGGTATTACGGTGACGGCAGCGCAGGGTCGCAAAGCTGCGTTTGAGTATCAGACCAACAACCTCAAACGCACCCTGCTCGATGCGGGCTGGGAGTCGCTCGATCGGTTGCTGAGCCTGCTGGCCAGCCAGCCCGATCTGTTTCCGGACTGGAAAAATGCCCCCTACTACGAGGAGCAGCAGAACGCCATTTTCAAAACGCCGGCGGAGTTCAGCCGCTACTATCCCATTCAGGATCGGTGGCTGACGTTCTGGGCGCTACGATTCAGCATCCGTAACGTCGAAGAAGACCAAGGCGCAGATGCGCAGGCCCGGATCGATAAGCTGTCTGCTGGATCGGTGTCGGATTCAATGCGTGCCAAGCTGAATCGACTGATGCGCCGGGGGATTGCTTATCAGGCCGTGCTCGACGCCCTGCCGACGCTGAGCATCGAACTGGAAGGCATCAATGTAAAAGTCAACTACGGTTCCCAGTACGGGAACGCGGATTACTACCAGCCGCCCTCTCAGGCCCAGCTGAACTTCGTTATCAACAACCTGCAACGGCAGATCGACATCGCCTGGAACAGCTTCGAGGCTGCGATTTCGCCACTGGAGACACTACCCACTCCTGACGACGATTCATCCACCAGCTACGGCCCCTATTCGACCGGCGCAATTTCCTTTCTGTAA
- a CDS encoding SGNH/GDSL hydrolase family protein, with protein MKKALIIALLSLATLSAFAQFPVDQARPGRVYTSIKDLAQSEGQEYYLGSRGKIVVTGTVSATSTSEVSYTFTSGNLPSYFAPAGIVVLHTMDYRFDTKIKGYYYTPFGNSSTFATYTNTQPFFSANANERLTRPVSQYLLPTQSPTAAVLTEAAIPVSNTATLPTIGSTQSLTIGYETGWYGNLIWDMNIGASKCVDIWGDSIWNAVGPTTWSNNFAYLLRDYFTDKGYNYRLRNRSVSGSTTLDHRNFWYAGRTLADPPAVVFIPLGTNDPDAMSTSDNILYLVNKALTTYTTPTNKVRVVVCGILPKLNSTAETTASNKRSAIKSALEGHAKYNSQVFYVNSLTTAWTATTASNYLADGVHPVDAAELTAWGLLKTWLDGYNVTGGNTIFSAR; from the coding sequence ATGAAAAAAGCACTAATTATAGCCCTGCTGAGTCTGGCCACCCTCAGCGCATTTGCTCAGTTCCCCGTCGATCAGGCCCGGCCAGGTCGGGTGTACACATCGATTAAAGACCTGGCCCAATCGGAAGGGCAGGAATATTACCTCGGTAGCCGGGGGAAAATCGTCGTCACCGGTACGGTGTCGGCCACGTCGACCAGTGAGGTCAGCTATACGTTTACCTCCGGCAACCTGCCCAGCTACTTCGCGCCGGCCGGCATCGTGGTGCTGCACACGATGGATTACCGGTTCGACACCAAAATCAAAGGGTACTACTACACCCCGTTCGGTAACTCATCGACGTTTGCGACCTACACCAATACGCAGCCGTTTTTCAGCGCCAACGCCAACGAACGACTGACCCGCCCGGTTAGTCAGTACCTGCTCCCCACCCAGTCGCCGACGGCCGCCGTGCTGACCGAAGCCGCCATCCCGGTTAGTAATACCGCAACCTTACCAACCATCGGATCGACCCAGTCGCTGACCATTGGCTACGAAACGGGCTGGTACGGTAACCTGATCTGGGACATGAACATTGGAGCCAGTAAGTGTGTCGACATCTGGGGCGATAGCATCTGGAATGCGGTGGGCCCTACCACCTGGTCGAATAATTTCGCCTACCTGTTGCGGGATTATTTTACCGACAAGGGCTATAACTACCGGCTCAGAAACCGCAGTGTGTCCGGCTCGACCACGCTCGATCACCGCAATTTCTGGTACGCGGGCCGAACGCTGGCTGACCCCCCGGCGGTGGTATTTATTCCGCTCGGCACCAACGATCCGGACGCGATGAGTACCAGCGACAATATTTTGTACCTGGTCAACAAAGCCCTTACGACCTACACCACGCCGACCAACAAAGTGCGGGTTGTCGTGTGTGGTATCCTGCCCAAACTCAACAGTACCGCCGAAACCACCGCGAGTAATAAGCGCAGTGCGATTAAATCGGCGCTCGAAGGCCACGCCAAGTATAACTCGCAGGTTTTCTATGTCAACTCCCTGACGACCGCCTGGACGGCGACGACGGCCAGTAACTATCTGGCCGATGGTGTTCATCCGGTCGACGCGGCCGAACTGACTGCTTGGGGCTTACTGAAGACCTGGCTCGATGGCTACAACGTGACCGGCGGCAATACCATTTTTTCGGCCCGTTAA
- a CDS encoding acylphosphatase: MKQFFTLVTIALSITSCTLYQPRVVDWQDPFTGQKSRTMSVGESDQSILLASIANAGRPYYAPAIRPLAINTLIGIGISEGDTAMTFAQATIDRKYDVPENGTIAVKFVGPKRGGSGGTIIYLPLVRKYHTSAGSLRVVGKVNGAAMRELERGEIEIVRVEPVVVNESDPGPLDWVPGPDYAQAFQKGVPMLLSKKVRAKSYEPQETPRDDRGLLRRMSKKKK, from the coding sequence ATGAAACAATTTTTCACACTAGTAACGATTGCTTTATCTATAACTAGCTGTACCCTCTATCAGCCCCGCGTTGTTGATTGGCAAGATCCCTTTACAGGGCAAAAGTCACGTACTATGTCGGTTGGCGAGTCCGACCAGTCAATACTATTAGCCAGTATCGCCAATGCGGGACGCCCTTATTACGCTCCTGCCATTCGTCCGCTCGCTATCAATACGCTGATTGGTATCGGTATTAGTGAAGGGGACACGGCTATGACGTTTGCCCAAGCAACCATTGACCGTAAGTACGATGTACCCGAAAACGGTACGATTGCTGTCAAATTTGTCGGTCCTAAGCGGGGCGGTTCCGGCGGTACGATTATCTATCTGCCGTTAGTCCGTAAATATCATACTTCAGCAGGGTCGTTGCGGGTGGTCGGTAAAGTAAACGGGGCAGCCATGCGGGAGCTGGAACGCGGGGAAATCGAGATTGTGCGTGTAGAACCAGTCGTCGTCAACGAGTCTGATCCCGGCCCACTCGATTGGGTGCCCGGTCCCGATTATGCACAAGCCTTTCAGAAAGGTGTACCAATGTTGCTCAGTAAGAAAGTGCGGGCTAAAAGCTACGAGCCGCAGGAAACACCGCGTGATGACCGAGGATTGCTTCGGAGAATGAGCAAGAAAAAAAAATAA
- a CDS encoding right-handed parallel beta-helix repeat-containing protein, protein MLTLLLTLVVSVSSYGQLATKAQWGVARSTDSLNETRDGFLLGPGAGRYLKVLIDSNTANLVRKQPLLTTSSNVVSGTLTAGKIFLQGATAAETARNSILPLPGGGVEFGGNPRLSAAGIGAGGNLDVKPDGNLYFFSNGNSSRSLFLHNEGISVNRNTNTARAGFDIGSDVWVDGNLKLPTVDGRWFGFDGLSSGQTVRLRMGDPTGGLDVTSGAGMTVKAYHGIIVQNQAGGAGPALRVNGLSSGQNLFEFYDAASALRASLSQAGILSLGAGGGVRFADGSTQTTAAGTAAPISVTIAASETALLNAIAAATVPTVVSWTGVITQTQTIVINNKTELYLDCYGKGGLSRSNSPDQILVNGNNKNVGFRGIAFVNTNTTGTNGAQIRINEQGPEDGIFIEDNTFLNAGTNNNSIASNASGGAQDQFITSHKRFYIRRNTFGGSVGSGTGISRMAIELLNHSADGPGPIQYCEEFVIEDNKIYKPGTGSDDGFGISLSGLIRKSRIKGNTVIDAERYSIEIVLGANILVEDNTVIDIDNSSVGISISNGYKAENAIPAGANQNIIVNRNRINVKQRAILAYYVSNSIYTRNIFKSQQRNEFIGNENVFANNTIDVYNDWNALYFARSSRNKIVDNTATTYYHGNGIYTSSVIFFDAGSNDSYVRLNTLTRPTNSYNVHIEQASGTSNDTGAGFQSATNTLNTYAEKRPNTLGNDQIQVATYQDMINLGTVTVSTTVYVLADEKNNPGALSVYTLLPSGKRVRFAAIEDN, encoded by the coding sequence ATGCTGACACTGCTACTCACGCTCGTAGTGAGCGTGAGTAGCTATGGGCAATTAGCGACGAAGGCGCAGTGGGGTGTGGCCCGGTCGACGGATAGCCTGAACGAAACGCGTGACGGCTTTCTGCTTGGGCCAGGAGCCGGCCGCTACCTGAAAGTGTTGATTGACTCCAATACGGCCAACTTGGTACGTAAGCAGCCGCTACTGACGACCAGTAGTAATGTCGTGAGTGGCACGCTAACGGCCGGTAAAATCTTTCTCCAGGGAGCTACTGCCGCTGAAACCGCTAGAAACAGCATCCTGCCGCTTCCGGGTGGTGGGGTCGAGTTCGGCGGTAATCCACGGCTTTCAGCTGCGGGCATTGGCGCGGGCGGGAATCTCGACGTGAAGCCGGACGGCAACCTGTATTTCTTCAGCAACGGTAACAGTAGCCGGTCGCTGTTTCTGCACAACGAAGGTATTTCTGTCAACCGGAACACCAACACGGCCCGCGCCGGGTTCGACATCGGCTCAGACGTTTGGGTTGATGGTAACCTGAAACTACCTACCGTAGACGGCCGCTGGTTCGGCTTCGATGGCTTGTCTTCCGGTCAAACCGTCCGGCTTCGTATGGGCGACCCCACCGGGGGACTCGATGTAACATCAGGCGCGGGCATGACGGTAAAGGCTTACCACGGCATTATCGTACAGAATCAGGCCGGGGGCGCTGGACCAGCGCTGCGAGTCAATGGCTTGTCGAGCGGTCAGAACCTGTTCGAGTTTTACGACGCAGCGAGCGCGTTACGGGCGTCGCTGTCGCAGGCGGGTATTTTGTCGTTGGGCGCAGGCGGGGGCGTCCGATTCGCTGACGGCTCGACGCAGACGACAGCAGCGGGTACGGCCGCGCCGATATCTGTTACGATCGCAGCGAGTGAAACGGCCCTATTGAATGCGATCGCAGCGGCTACCGTTCCGACCGTCGTCAGTTGGACCGGCGTCATAACGCAGACGCAAACGATTGTCATAAATAACAAGACTGAACTGTATTTGGACTGCTACGGTAAGGGCGGGCTCAGTCGATCGAATTCGCCCGATCAGATTTTGGTAAATGGCAATAACAAAAACGTCGGCTTTCGCGGTATCGCCTTTGTGAACACAAATACAACCGGAACCAACGGTGCGCAAATCCGAATCAACGAACAAGGGCCGGAAGACGGGATTTTTATTGAAGACAATACCTTTCTGAACGCAGGCACGAACAATAATTCGATTGCGTCGAATGCGTCAGGCGGGGCGCAGGACCAGTTCATTACGTCGCACAAACGTTTCTACATTCGCCGGAATACATTCGGCGGTTCGGTTGGCAGCGGTACGGGTATTTCGCGCATGGCGATCGAATTACTTAATCACTCAGCAGACGGGCCGGGGCCGATTCAATACTGCGAAGAATTTGTAATTGAGGATAACAAAATTTACAAACCGGGTACGGGTAGCGACGACGGTTTCGGTATTTCGTTGTCGGGTTTGATCCGTAAAAGCCGGATCAAAGGGAATACAGTTATTGACGCCGAACGGTATTCTATCGAAATCGTTTTGGGGGCGAATATTCTCGTCGAGGATAACACGGTCATCGATATTGACAACTCGTCAGTAGGCATTAGCATTTCTAACGGCTATAAAGCTGAAAACGCAATACCGGCAGGCGCAAATCAGAATATAATCGTAAACCGGAACCGGATAAACGTAAAACAACGGGCGATCCTAGCGTACTACGTCAGCAATTCGATATACACGCGAAACATCTTCAAAAGTCAGCAGCGTAACGAGTTTATTGGGAATGAAAACGTTTTCGCGAACAATACTATCGACGTTTACAACGACTGGAACGCCTTGTATTTTGCCCGTTCGAGCCGAAACAAGATCGTCGATAATACAGCGACGACGTACTATCACGGTAACGGCATTTACACGTCGTCAGTTATATTCTTTGACGCCGGATCAAACGACAGTTACGTGCGTCTGAACACGCTCACGCGGCCGACGAATTCGTATAACGTTCACATTGAACAGGCCAGCGGAACAAGCAACGACACCGGGGCGGGGTTCCAGTCGGCAACCAATACGCTTAACACCTACGCGGAGAAACGACCTAACACCCTGGGGAATGACCAGATACAAGTCGCAACTTACCAGGATATGATTAACCTGGGCACGGTCACCGTGTCGACTACCGTCTACGTCCTTGCCGACGAGAAAAATAATCCCGGCGCACTGAGTGTGTACACGCTGCTACCATCGGGCAAACGCGTTCGGTTTGCCGCCATCGAAGACAATTAA
- a CDS encoding N-acetylmuramidase family protein gives MKPVLQPADFGRAAQSLGCSIAAIRAVAEVESDGGGFLKGKILVTRFEGHIFRQKTDGRFDKSHPTLSHRYMEDCPYNKGTLSDLRRLELARQLAGDVAFECASYGMFQIMGFHYALLGYKSAYEMVQAFNQSESVQLDAFVLFIRGQGLADELQDLRFADFAYRYNGANYRANRYDIKMLNAYGYYLPNPLTPNRYKLI, from the coding sequence ATGAAACCCGTTCTTCAACCCGCTGACTTCGGTCGAGCAGCCCAGTCGTTGGGCTGCTCGATAGCCGCTATCCGGGCGGTGGCCGAAGTCGAATCCGACGGCGGAGGTTTTCTAAAAGGTAAGATTCTGGTCACTCGCTTTGAAGGCCACATTTTTCGGCAGAAAACAGACGGACGGTTTGATAAATCGCACCCGACGTTGTCGCACCGGTACATGGAAGATTGCCCTTACAACAAAGGGACGCTGTCCGATCTGCGCAGGCTGGAGCTGGCGCGTCAGCTGGCGGGCGACGTGGCGTTTGAGTGTGCCAGCTACGGCATGTTTCAGATCATGGGGTTTCATTATGCGCTGCTGGGTTACAAGTCGGCCTACGAAATGGTGCAGGCATTCAACCAGAGCGAATCAGTTCAGCTCGATGCATTCGTACTGTTCATTCGTGGACAGGGACTTGCCGACGAGTTGCAGGATCTGCGCTTTGCCGATTTCGCCTACCGATACAATGGAGCCAACTACCGGGCCAATCGCTACGATATCAAAATGCTCAACGCCTACGGCTACTACCTGCCTAATCCGCTGACGCCGAACCGCTACAAACTCATCTGA